In a genomic window of Corvus moneduloides isolate bCorMon1 chromosome 17, bCorMon1.pri, whole genome shotgun sequence:
- the TNFRSF6B gene encoding tumor necrosis factor receptor superfamily member 6B codes for MPSCHVPSLRHPSKWMFPPLLLLLAELACDAQPTYQWKDAVTSERITCQQCPPGTFVAQHCSRDRATVCEPCPDLHYTQYWNYLEKCRYCNVICGEKQVEVQQCNATHNRACQCQQGYYSNMEFCIRHSECPPGSGIVKPGTPFEDTQCHDCPHGFFSSNSSTNPCQPHQDCEQQGKVTNVQGNKYHDTLCMSCRLERGNTTQGPAAEDDDCEQAMIDFVVYQNIPIKKLKRLQQILERSPKKQVPWTRAAIQEKFRAFLTHKKEEHSEVTKELLVALRLVKLHSIEEKVRKRFRLP; via the exons ATGCCATCCTGCCACGTGCCGAGTTTGAGGCATCCATCCAAG TGGAtgtttccccctctcctccttttGCTGGCTGAGCTGGCCTGCGATGCCCAACCCACGTACCAGTGGAAGGATGCTGTGACGAGCGAGAGGATCACGTGCCAGCAGTGCCCGCCGGGGACCTTCgtggcacagcactgctccagggACAGAGCCACGGTGTGCGAGCCCTGCCCGGATTTGCACTACACTCAGTACTGGAACTACCTGGAGAAGTGCCGGTACTGCAACGTCATCTGCGGGGAGAAGCAGGTGGAGGTGCAGCAGTGCAATGCCACACACAACCGTGCctgccagtgccagcagggctACTACTCGAACATGGAGTTCTGCATCAGGCACTCCGAGTGCCCGCCAGGCTCTGGTATTGTGAAGCCAG GTACCCCCTTTGAGGACACCCAGTGCCACGACTGTCCCCACGGCTTCTTCTCCTCCAACTCCAGCACCAATCCATGCCAGCCACACCAGGACTGTGAGCAGCAGGGGAAGGTCACCAACGTGCAGGGCAACAAGTACCATGACACCCTCTGCATGTCCTGCAGACTGGAGAGAGGCAACACCACACAGGGACCAG CCGCAGAAGACGACGACTGCGAACAAGCCATGATAGACTTCGTGGTGTATCAGAACATCCCCATCAAGAAGCTGAAGCGTCTGCAGCAGATCCTGGAGCGCTCACCGAAGAAGCAGGTACCATGGACCAGGGCAGCCATCCAGGAGAAATTCCGGGCTTTCCTCACTCACAAGAAGGAGGAGCACTCCGAAGTcaccaaggagctgctggtcgCGCTGCGCCTGGTCAAGCTCCACTCTATCGAGGAGAAGGTCCGCAAGCGCTTCCGGCTGCCCTGA